In Leuconostoc kimchii IMSNU 11154, one genomic interval encodes:
- a CDS encoding helix-turn-helix domain-containing protein, which produces MTIGDQIKQLRTAHNLTQQEFATKIYISYQSVSNWENHRSYPSAEIMLLIIDTFDLPLNYFMDKDIDPTTSQEETLILSSFLKCMTTSRDEAPTLKLVQQLSGLPAERVQHYFPSYDDLVYTLINKVDQDIKIRVEKRLSDHESVLSIFINDMAPLLYHKRETLHLLYTRPYIKGVWTQFIKAKYQSLLKKYNPQMKKNNLDTAYLIETLTTFISIWLSQPEIEPLDQFQQRITYLVNHSMSSWRF; this is translated from the coding sequence ATGACTATTGGCGATCAAATTAAACAACTGCGTACAGCACACAATCTGACGCAACAAGAATTTGCCACAAAAATCTATATTTCCTACCAATCCGTATCCAACTGGGAAAATCATCGCAGTTATCCCTCTGCTGAGATTATGTTACTCATTATTGATACATTTGATTTACCATTAAATTATTTTATGGATAAGGATATTGACCCTACGACAAGCCAAGAGGAAACACTCATTTTGTCATCCTTTTTAAAATGTATGACCACTAGTCGTGATGAAGCGCCTACTTTAAAATTGGTTCAACAATTATCTGGTCTACCAGCTGAACGCGTCCAACACTATTTTCCATCGTATGATGACCTAGTCTATACACTCATCAATAAAGTTGATCAAGACATCAAAATCAGAGTAGAAAAACGGTTATCTGATCATGAGAGTGTGTTGTCAATATTTATCAACGATATGGCACCATTACTTTATCATAAAAGAGAAACCTTACATCTTCTATACACACGCCCCTATATTAAAGGTGTGTGGACGCAATTTATTAAAGCCAAATACCAATCACTTCTCAAAAAATATAATCCACAGATGAAAAAGAACAATCTTGATACTGCCTATTTAATCGAAACATTGACCACCTTCATTTCGATTTGGTTAAGCCAACCAGAAATTGAACCTTTAGATCAATTCCAACAACGCATCACTTATTTGGTGAATCATTCAATGTCATCTTGGCGGTTTTAA
- the rarD gene encoding EamA family transporter RarD: MENKRLGITSGFAAYFIWGLLGVFWELLSVVPAMDTLAYRIVWSLVTISLVLTVQKSWPEVWHVIVTLIHNRKIGWIIMSAFLISINWFLYITMVTHQQATEASLSYYIMPLMNVAVAVIFLHEKLSRSKIIALTLVVIGVIILTIQTGSLPLNTLLMAASFCFYGLIKKQVPLPATISLALETVIVAPIALVYLLLSPHVMTQDGSKITILLIMSGVITVIPLLLFAVANKNTDFITLSFIQYLNPTIQLLMAVFVLHEAFNWHKVIVFAFIWSGILVFIFGSLNSARKLKKALKPNIR; this comes from the coding sequence ATGGAAAATAAACGTTTGGGTATCACTTCAGGATTTGCAGCCTATTTTATATGGGGATTACTAGGCGTGTTTTGGGAACTGTTGAGTGTTGTGCCGGCGATGGATACATTAGCCTATCGCATTGTTTGGTCTCTTGTTACCATTAGCCTTGTACTCACAGTTCAAAAAAGTTGGCCTGAGGTCTGGCATGTCATTGTGACCTTAATTCATAATCGTAAAATTGGTTGGATTATAATGAGTGCCTTTCTGATTTCAATCAATTGGTTTTTATACATCACTATGGTAACGCATCAGCAAGCAACCGAAGCAAGTCTATCCTACTACATCATGCCCCTCATGAATGTGGCTGTAGCGGTGATTTTCTTACATGAAAAACTCTCTCGTTCTAAAATAATTGCATTGACTCTTGTGGTCATTGGTGTCATTATTTTAACCATTCAAACAGGATCCTTACCATTGAATACTTTGTTAATGGCCGCTTCATTTTGTTTTTATGGCTTGATCAAAAAACAGGTGCCTTTGCCTGCAACGATTTCATTGGCATTAGAAACAGTTATTGTTGCGCCAATAGCGTTGGTGTACTTATTATTATCGCCACATGTGATGACGCAAGATGGGTCAAAAATTACCATACTATTAATCATGAGCGGTGTTATAACAGTGATTCCGTTACTACTTTTCGCTGTGGCAAATAAAAATACTGACTTCATTACACTAAGTTTTATTCAGTATTTGAACCCCACGATTCAACTGTTGATGGCAGTATTCGTGTTACATGAGGCATTTAATTGGCACAAAGTGATTGTTTTTGCATTCATTTGGTCGGGTATATTGGTATTTATTTTCGGCAGCCTTAATAGCGCTCGAAAATTGAAAAAAGCATTAAAACCTAACATACGTTAA
- the epsC gene encoding serine O-acetyltransferase EpsC, whose amino-acid sequence MFATARAILKQDPAARSLMMVMLTYPGLHALGYYRIAHWFHIHQHYLLSAIISRWAARRTGVLIAPGAVIGQRVFIDHGIGVVIGETAIIEDDVTILHGVTIGARHITSGRRHPHIEHHSFIGAHAQILGPITIGSYSKIGANAVVLEQVPQYATAVGNPAQILER is encoded by the coding sequence ATGTTTGCAACTGCTAGGGCAATACTTAAACAAGATCCAGCTGCGCGTAGTTTGATGATGGTTATGTTAACTTACCCAGGGTTGCATGCGTTAGGCTATTATCGTATAGCACATTGGTTTCATATACATCAACATTATTTGTTGAGTGCTATCATATCTCGCTGGGCAGCGCGACGAACGGGTGTGTTAATTGCCCCAGGTGCAGTTATTGGACAACGCGTTTTCATTGATCATGGTATTGGTGTTGTCATTGGAGAAACCGCGATTATTGAAGATGATGTGACTATTTTGCACGGGGTAACAATTGGTGCACGGCATATCACTAGTGGACGACGACACCCGCATATTGAACATCATAGTTTTATTGGGGCACATGCTCAAATATTAGGACCTATTACGATTGGTAGTTATAGCAAAATTGGTGCTAATGCAGTCGTGTTAGAGCAGGTGCCCCAATATGCTACAGCAGTTGGAAATCCAGCTCAAATTTTAGAGCGGTGA
- a CDS encoding cyclase family protein, producing the protein MTNKLNDLLTELKQFKWVDLTHEFGPDSPHFPAFSAAKFETLFTHEDGFFVKQYTFPGQYGTHIDPPVHFEKNQDVYDSDIELKDLFLPLVVIDQSHQVAQNADYILTVADIQQWESEHGTIPPDAFVALRTDWSKRWPSQEAFENQDDHGQNHYPGWSVDALKYIYEERQAVANGHETFDTDPAILQPETGFAGEYYVLSQGHYQIELLSHLDKVPATGALISISVPKAENAPGFPARVFAIVPEEV; encoded by the coding sequence ATGACAAACAAATTAAACGATCTTTTAACAGAATTAAAACAATTTAAATGGGTAGACTTAACGCACGAATTTGGACCAGACAGTCCACATTTTCCGGCATTTTCCGCTGCAAAATTTGAAACATTATTTACTCACGAAGATGGTTTTTTCGTTAAACAATATACATTTCCTGGTCAATATGGCACGCATATTGACCCACCAGTGCACTTTGAGAAAAATCAAGATGTGTATGATTCCGATATCGAATTAAAAGATTTATTTTTACCATTGGTTGTCATTGATCAATCACATCAAGTTGCTCAAAATGCTGATTATATTTTAACGGTTGCAGATATTCAACAATGGGAGTCAGAACACGGTACGATTCCGCCCGATGCTTTTGTTGCCTTACGAACAGATTGGTCGAAGCGTTGGCCATCACAAGAAGCCTTTGAAAATCAAGATGATCATGGTCAAAATCATTATCCGGGTTGGTCAGTGGACGCACTGAAATATATTTATGAAGAACGCCAGGCGGTGGCCAATGGTCACGAAACTTTTGATACGGATCCTGCCATTTTGCAACCTGAAACAGGTTTTGCGGGTGAATATTACGTGCTAAGTCAAGGACACTACCAAATTGAATTATTGTCTCATTTAGATAAAGTACCCGCAACAGGTGCATTAATTTCAATATCTGTACCCAAAGCAGAAAATGCGCCTGGATTTCCTGCTAGAGTGTTTGCAATAGTACCAGAGGAAGTGTGA
- a CDS encoding amino acid ABC transporter ATP-binding protein, producing the protein MINVDHLNKSYGKHTILSDVSLTIDDNQTTVILGSSGAGKSTLLRTFDLLDVPDSGTLRISSDTIQFEEGYTHEQLQKIRSQTSMVFQSWNLFPHLTVLGNVIKGPISVLQKSRIEATQDARKLLGQVGLGDYENYYPIQLSGGQQQRVAIARALAMKPQFILLDEPTSALDPESEANVLRVLSQLSRQGQALVIVSHNMAFARAIADKIIFLEAGKVAFSGSPDAFFNSNNERIERFLNKQSVVPTLDAL; encoded by the coding sequence ATGATTAATGTTGATCACTTAAATAAATCATATGGGAAGCATACAATTTTATCAGATGTGTCGTTAACGATTGATGACAATCAAACGACAGTTATTCTAGGCTCTTCGGGTGCAGGTAAATCAACATTATTACGCACTTTTGATTTACTTGATGTCCCTGATTCAGGAACATTGAGAATTTCATCTGATACGATTCAATTTGAAGAGGGTTATACACATGAGCAATTACAAAAAATTCGTTCACAAACGTCCATGGTATTTCAATCTTGGAACTTATTTCCACACTTAACTGTTCTGGGTAACGTGATTAAGGGGCCGATTTCAGTGTTACAAAAATCTCGGATTGAGGCAACACAAGATGCTCGAAAATTGCTGGGGCAAGTGGGTTTAGGTGATTATGAAAATTACTATCCCATACAACTATCTGGGGGTCAACAACAACGTGTAGCCATAGCTAGGGCATTAGCGATGAAACCACAATTTATATTGCTAGATGAACCAACGTCTGCATTGGATCCGGAATCAGAGGCTAATGTATTACGAGTCCTTTCTCAATTGTCTCGCCAAGGGCAGGCATTAGTGATTGTGTCACATAATATGGCATTTGCTCGTGCCATCGCTGATAAGATTATATTTTTGGAAGCGGGAAAAGTGGCATTTTCGGGTAGTCCGGATGCATTTTTTAACTCAAACAATGAGCGTATTGAAAGATTTTTAAACAAACAATCGGTTGTGCCAACGTTAGATGCGTTGTAG
- a CDS encoding APC family permease, with amino-acid sequence MSESKVKLSRSLSTKDLVVYGIIFMIPVAPIAFYGSFLAPAHGMVALAYLIGMIAMLFTGFSYASMAKEFPYAGSVYTYVQKGTNPLLGFLSGWGITLDYILIPVITYLISASFGQSLLPGTPFWVWIIGIAVINTVINLLGIKVVSKFSWLLFGLQAIVLIAFLIGTIIALSKGTIGFNVSSLYNANHFDLKGVVQATGIVIVSYLGFDAISTLSEEANNPRKSVGKAIVLSIILIGSLFVIVTIFAGFVAPNYSKLDPDTAFLGILEKVGGNWLVHLAELTLVLSFGLAGGQEGQTAISRILYAMGRDGVLPKPLAYLHPRYNTPWISIILVGIISAVLSLSISLTTVSNLISFGALFGFLSLNVAVIWHFYVKNPDKKGSTVVKYLVSPLIGFSVSLWIFLSLASEAKVTGLIWLVIGFVIVVYKTNIFKKPVPQFDFSES; translated from the coding sequence ATGTCAGAGAGTAAAGTGAAATTATCAAGATCCTTATCTACAAAAGACCTAGTCGTATATGGCATTATATTTATGATTCCAGTGGCACCTATTGCTTTTTATGGGTCATTTTTAGCGCCAGCGCACGGGATGGTGGCTTTAGCTTATTTAATCGGTATGATTGCCATGCTGTTTACGGGATTTAGCTACGCTAGTATGGCGAAAGAGTTTCCTTACGCGGGCTCTGTGTATACTTATGTTCAGAAAGGGACTAACCCGTTGTTAGGTTTTCTTTCTGGGTGGGGTATCACACTTGATTATATTTTAATACCAGTGATTACTTATTTGATTAGTGCATCTTTTGGGCAATCATTATTACCTGGTACGCCTTTTTGGGTTTGGATTATCGGTATTGCTGTCATTAACACGGTGATTAATTTACTGGGGATTAAAGTTGTTTCTAAATTTAGTTGGCTATTGTTTGGATTACAAGCGATTGTGTTAATTGCTTTTCTAATTGGGACCATTATTGCATTAAGTAAGGGAACAATTGGTTTCAATGTTAGTTCATTGTACAATGCGAATCACTTTGATTTAAAAGGTGTGGTACAAGCTACTGGTATTGTGATTGTTAGTTACTTAGGGTTTGATGCGATTAGTACGCTATCAGAAGAGGCTAACAATCCTAGAAAATCGGTTGGTAAAGCAATTGTACTATCAATCATTTTGATTGGCTCATTATTTGTTATCGTAACAATTTTTGCAGGCTTCGTAGCGCCCAATTATAGTAAACTAGACCCTGATACTGCATTTTTAGGTATTCTGGAAAAAGTCGGTGGCAATTGGCTAGTTCATTTGGCTGAATTGACTTTGGTTTTGTCATTTGGATTAGCTGGGGGTCAAGAAGGACAGACAGCAATATCAAGAATTTTGTATGCTATGGGCCGTGACGGTGTTTTACCAAAACCATTAGCTTATTTACATCCTCGATATAATACACCTTGGATTTCAATCATACTTGTTGGTATCATATCTGCAGTACTTTCTCTATCTATTTCTTTAACAACAGTGTCTAATTTAATTAGTTTTGGTGCTTTATTTGGATTTTTATCACTTAATGTTGCTGTTATTTGGCATTTTTATGTTAAAAATCCAGATAAAAAAGGATCAACAGTTGTGAAGTATCTTGTGTCCCCATTGATAGGATTTTCTGTCAGTTTATGGATATTTTTGAGCTTGGCATCGGAGGCTAAGGTAACAGGTTTAATTTGGTTAGTTATTGGTTTTGTCATTGTTGTATACAAGACAAATATTTTTAAAAAGCCTGTACCACAGTTTGATTTTTCAGAATCATAA
- a CDS encoding CPBP family intramembrane glutamic endopeptidase: protein MRVNNKFLKYAGGILLILILETVILSYVALIIGKYTIIPLGLQQYISYQFFYKVIVIIAAIIVARILGITLYFKLPSRQRTPYLMFMLPLVITATITTIKIVTERQNMIDIFKNLSMALSISIAEDLFSWGIVLVLLLRIFSQISSSNRFSYVILISGVLFAILHLTNFLDQNALVTIIQVIFNLGMGTLLGMTYLRSGSLLIPILIHTTWDFPLIFNKVAIQSTMTGHQFGSASLFMTFICASMIVYSLVAVNPNNIHDELKNNLEPMPLLSRLNIAHST, encoded by the coding sequence ATGCGCGTGAACAATAAGTTTTTAAAGTATGCAGGCGGTATTCTTCTAATATTGATTTTAGAAACTGTCATACTATCATATGTTGCTTTAATCATAGGGAAATATACCATAATACCATTAGGATTACAGCAATATATTTCCTATCAGTTCTTTTACAAGGTCATAGTCATTATAGCAGCGATTATTGTTGCACGTATTTTGGGAATAACATTGTATTTTAAGTTGCCCAGTAGACAGCGTACACCTTATTTGATGTTTATGTTGCCCCTAGTGATTACGGCAACGATAACGACTATTAAAATAGTGACAGAACGACAGAATATGATTGATATATTTAAAAATTTGAGTATGGCTTTAAGCATATCAATAGCTGAGGATTTGTTTTCTTGGGGCATTGTGTTGGTATTATTGTTACGCATTTTTAGTCAAATCAGTAGTAGCAATAGGTTTAGTTATGTAATTTTAATATCAGGCGTATTGTTTGCAATACTACATTTAACAAATTTTCTGGATCAAAACGCGCTTGTTACAATAATACAGGTAATTTTCAACCTCGGTATGGGAACATTATTAGGTATGACTTATTTACGTTCGGGTAGTCTGCTTATACCGATATTAATTCATACAACATGGGATTTTCCGTTAATTTTTAATAAAGTAGCAATACAGTCTACAATGACAGGGCATCAATTTGGATCAGCAAGCTTATTCATGACATTTATATGTGCTAGTATGATAGTTTATTCATTAGTTGCTGTTAATCCGAATAATATCCATGATGAACTGAAAAATAATCTGGAACCAATGCCATTATTGAGTAGACTTAACATTGCCCATTCGACTTGA
- a CDS encoding CPBP family intramembrane glutamic endopeptidase yields MLIKNILLPIIKKAKELFELILVTILIFVILVIPDFFLFIGDLNQYAGIRLLLTDIVGGVIAYFGYRYLFKRSDVVFERPNSRKVGITIAIFIISWLFIIYGLPALFESNQLTGSNQQAIDKILNHLTSWWSLLLFNFNIVVIAPIMEEIYYRGIMFEEAKPLGRAMQILWPTLVFALVHSPSTLAQWATYLTAGGVLMIVRVVTKKLQYTIMFHSLHNLLVLLT; encoded by the coding sequence ATGCTAATAAAAAATATTCTATTGCCTATTATCAAAAAAGCCAAGGAATTATTTGAACTTATCTTAGTCACCATACTAATTTTCGTTATTTTAGTCATACCAGATTTTTTTCTTTTTATTGGTGACTTAAATCAATATGCTGGTATACGTTTACTATTAACTGATATCGTGGGTGGGGTAATTGCCTATTTTGGGTATCGCTATTTATTTAAGCGATCAGATGTTGTTTTTGAGCGTCCGAATAGTAGAAAAGTGGGTATAACCATCGCTATATTTATTATAAGTTGGTTATTTATAATTTATGGGTTACCTGCATTATTTGAGAGTAATCAGTTGACTGGCAGTAATCAACAAGCTATTGATAAGATATTAAATCATTTAACAAGTTGGTGGTCACTGCTGTTATTTAATTTCAATATTGTTGTTATTGCGCCGATTATGGAAGAAATATATTATCGTGGCATTATGTTTGAAGAAGCTAAGCCACTTGGGAGGGCGATGCAAATTTTGTGGCCAACACTGGTATTTGCGTTAGTGCATTCACCATCAACATTAGCACAATGGGCAACTTATTTAACGGCTGGTGGGGTTTTGATGATTGTTAGAGTTGTGACTAAAAAATTGCAGTATACAATCATGTTTCATAGTCTGCATAATTTATTAGTCTTGTTGACATAA
- a CDS encoding PLP-dependent cysteine synthase family protein, whose product MFIKSITELIGQTPLIDLQLDIPNHSRIFAKLEMFNPGGSIKDRLGQFLINDGIARHVITAETVIIEPTAGNTGIGLALAAQQHHLRTILVVPEKFSYEKQQLMQALGAEIVNTPSSAGIKGAIAKAKALAAEIEHSYVPMQFANPANPETYYQTLAPELIQDLNGEKITAFVAGAGSGGTFSGVAKYLNAYDATIQNIVVEPEGSILNGGPAHGHRTEGIGVEFVPPFFEDVRIDRTMTISDEDAFHQVRDVAARLGLFIGSSSGAALAASLKLAKTLPENSHIVTIFPDSSERYMSDKIYEK is encoded by the coding sequence ATGTTCATTAAAAGTATAACTGAGTTAATCGGCCAAACACCGCTCATTGATTTACAGCTTGATATTCCAAATCATAGTCGTATTTTTGCAAAGCTAGAAATGTTCAATCCCGGAGGCAGTATTAAAGACCGTTTGGGACAATTCTTAATCAATGATGGTATCGCGCGTCATGTGATTACTGCTGAAACTGTGATTATTGAGCCAACGGCAGGTAACACGGGCATTGGTTTGGCTTTGGCAGCACAGCAGCATCACTTGCGGACAATCTTAGTGGTTCCCGAAAAATTTAGTTACGAAAAACAGCAATTAATGCAGGCGTTGGGCGCTGAAATTGTCAATACACCTTCAAGTGCAGGAATTAAAGGGGCGATTGCAAAGGCTAAAGCATTAGCTGCAGAAATTGAGCATAGTTACGTGCCTATGCAGTTTGCCAACCCCGCCAACCCAGAGACTTATTATCAAACACTGGCACCTGAATTGATTCAGGATTTAAATGGTGAAAAAATCACAGCGTTTGTTGCTGGTGCAGGCAGTGGTGGCACATTTTCTGGTGTTGCCAAATATTTAAATGCTTATGATGCTACGATACAAAATATTGTTGTGGAGCCGGAAGGCTCGATTCTAAATGGTGGTCCGGCACACGGACATCGCACAGAAGGTATCGGTGTTGAATTTGTGCCACCATTTTTTGAAGATGTGCGTATTGATCGTACGATGACAATCAGTGATGAAGATGCCTTTCATCAGGTACGCGATGTCGCCGCACGATTAGGATTGTTTATTGGCAGTTCAAGTGGTGCCGCACTAGCTGCCAGTTTAAAATTGGCTAAAACGTTACCAGAAAATAGTCATATTGTGACAATTTTCCCAGATAGTAGTGAACGTTACATGAGCGATAAAATTTATGAAAAATAA
- a CDS encoding bacteriocin, whose protein sequence is MFKIKSLSDKELAGIVGGGWGGIGIGVIKNWRGEVSAFKRGYRGENY, encoded by the coding sequence ATGTTTAAGATTAAAAGTTTAAGCGATAAAGAACTGGCAGGGATTGTTGGTGGTGGTTGGGGAGGTATTGGAATTGGTGTGATTAAAAACTGGCGGGGTGAAGTAAGTGCGTTCAAACGAGGGTATCGTGGAGAAAATTATTAA
- a CDS encoding CPBP family intramembrane glutamic endopeptidase, with amino-acid sequence MTSRKNLLIQVLLVWLGSLVFTIGFENLLAYSTQLSKYTIVVLNSLLSIGILYLVNHKYKLTKIFIKPAHDTWLDKLVYVVPISLYAVRLLLFFVEEPGRLATIAKHMPHYLMILLVVVTSVFFEEYIDRGLIFGALLVYFKNHKWRVPLSILLSAAMFSLSHLMNLLHQNAIQTLGQLIYTFGFGCLFSVLYIRSRSLLIPFATHFLFNLPSFLNDSAFSATHAVALTSLIGPIILLIIFLTYTFVFINKEETKHYQF; translated from the coding sequence ATGACATCTAGAAAAAATTTACTGATACAAGTTTTGTTAGTATGGCTTGGTAGCCTCGTATTCACAATTGGTTTTGAGAACTTGCTGGCCTATTCGACACAGTTATCAAAATATACGATTGTGGTTCTGAATTCTTTATTAAGTATAGGCATCTTATACTTAGTTAATCACAAATACAAATTAACCAAAATATTCATAAAACCAGCACATGACACGTGGTTAGATAAGTTAGTCTATGTCGTACCAATCTCCCTTTACGCTGTACGCCTATTACTATTTTTTGTTGAAGAGCCTGGCAGATTGGCTACGATTGCGAAGCACATGCCACACTATCTCATGATTTTACTGGTTGTTGTTACCAGTGTTTTTTTCGAAGAGTATATCGATCGTGGCCTTATTTTTGGTGCATTACTGGTTTATTTTAAAAATCATAAGTGGCGTGTACCACTCAGCATCTTATTATCTGCTGCTATGTTCTCATTGTCTCATTTGATGAACTTATTGCATCAAAATGCGATACAAACACTCGGCCAGCTGATTTATACTTTTGGCTTTGGCTGTTTATTTAGTGTGCTCTATATTCGATCACGAAGCCTATTAATCCCATTTGCAACCCATTTCTTATTCAATTTACCGTCGTTCTTAAATGATTCAGCATTTAGTGCAACGCATGCGGTTGCACTCACATCCCTAATAGGACCAATCATCTTACTAATTATTTTCCTAACTTACACCTTTGTTTTTATCAACAAAGAGGAAACAAAGCATTATCAATTTTAG
- a CDS encoding helix-turn-helix domain-containing protein, giving the protein MIKNYNFSYLSETEMLKVCGGGAKHIGNNIRYLRYANKITQYQLAKILHVTQSTIAHYENGTRIPDIDNLMDIARNLGADMNIMTSFHDDGMS; this is encoded by the coding sequence ATGATTAAAAATTACAATTTTTCTTACTTAAGTGAGACAGAAATGCTAAAAGTGTGCGGTGGAGGAGCAAAACATATTGGGAATAATATTAGATATTTACGATATGCAAACAAAATAACACAGTACCAATTAGCTAAAATACTTCATGTGACACAGTCAACTATTGCCCATTATGAAAATGGCACAAGAATACCTGATATCGATAATTTAATGGACATAGCTCGAAACTTAGGGGCAGATATGAATATTATGACAAGTTTTCATGATGACGGTATGTCATAA
- a CDS encoding trans-sulfuration enzyme family protein translates to MKFNTQLIHGGISFDETTGDVSVPIHMASTFKQHKIGESKYEYSRSGNPTREAVEKLIADLEEGASGFAFASGSAAISTIFTLFSSGDHIVVGNDVYGGTFRLIDSVLKRQGLTFTIVDTRDLEAVENAIQNNTKAIYFETPTNPLLRITDIQAVAKIAADHHLLSIVDNTFASPYIQKPIVLGADIVVHSASKYLGGHSDLIAGLVVTKTAELGQKIGYLQNAIGAILAPQESWLLQRGIKTLALRMQRHQSNAQTIFDYLNAHPQVARVYFPGDPNNSDYALAKKQMHGFGAMISFELQAGLNAEAFVENLKVITLAESLGALESLIEVPAKMTHGAIPRDVRIATGIQDELIRLSVGIEDIDDLIADLDQSFDQLSH, encoded by the coding sequence ATGAAGTTCAACACACAGTTAATCCATGGTGGTATTAGTTTCGATGAGACAACTGGGGATGTTTCAGTGCCCATTCATATGGCATCGACATTCAAACAACATAAAATTGGCGAATCAAAATATGAGTATTCGCGTTCAGGTAATCCAACACGTGAAGCAGTTGAGAAGTTAATTGCTGATCTTGAAGAAGGTGCTTCGGGATTTGCATTTGCGTCCGGATCGGCAGCAATCAGTACAATCTTCACCTTATTTTCGTCTGGTGATCATATCGTTGTAGGCAATGACGTCTATGGCGGAACATTTCGTTTAATTGATAGTGTGCTTAAACGACAAGGTTTAACATTTACAATTGTTGATACACGCGATCTTGAAGCAGTAGAAAATGCGATTCAAAATAATACCAAAGCCATTTATTTTGAGACACCAACCAACCCATTATTACGCATCACTGATATACAAGCGGTTGCTAAAATTGCAGCTGACCATCACTTATTGAGCATTGTTGATAACACCTTTGCGTCACCTTATATTCAAAAACCCATTGTTTTGGGTGCAGACATTGTTGTGCACAGTGCGTCCAAATATCTGGGTGGACATAGTGATCTGATTGCTGGTTTGGTTGTGACTAAGACAGCAGAATTAGGCCAAAAAATTGGTTATTTGCAAAATGCCATTGGTGCCATTTTAGCCCCACAAGAAAGTTGGCTATTACAGCGTGGCATTAAGACATTAGCATTGCGAATGCAACGTCATCAAAGTAATGCGCAAACTATTTTTGACTACCTGAATGCCCATCCCCAAGTAGCGCGTGTCTATTTTCCAGGCGACCCCAACAATTCTGATTATGCACTGGCTAAAAAACAAATGCATGGCTTTGGTGCGATGATTTCGTTTGAATTACAAGCAGGTTTAAATGCTGAAGCGTTCGTTGAAAATTTGAAGGTGATCACACTAGCTGAGAGTCTGGGTGCACTTGAAAGTTTGATTGAAGTGCCTGCCAAAATGACACATGGTGCCATACCAAGAGACGTTCGCATTGCCACTGGTATTCAAGATGAACTTATTCGTTTATCAGTTGGTATCGAAGATATTGATGATTTGATTGCTGATCTAGACCAAAGTTTTGATCAGCTTAGTCATTAA